A window of the Halobacterium hubeiense genome harbors these coding sequences:
- a CDS encoding isocitrate/isopropylmalate dehydrogenase family protein: MSEEIAVIPGDGIGQEVVPVAVDVLDAVGDFEFVHADAGDAVKAETGTALPAETREAVEAADATLFGAAGETAADVILPLRSAVESFVNIRPARAYPGVDALRPETDVVFLRENTEGVYAGHEDDLSDDLSTLTRVVTSSASRRLAEFACEFVEAGRGPDGTEGFTVTHKANVMRKTDGRFRDAVVSVADERGVETDEELMDAFATRLPLYPDDYDVVVCPNLAGDVLSDLAAGLVGGLGLLPSANVGEERGLFEPVHGTAPDIAGQGVANPGATVLSAAMLLEFLGYDEDGQRVRDAVEGVLADGPRTPDLGGDATTEQVGDAIIDRL, translated from the coding sequence ATGTCTGAGGAGATTGCGGTCATCCCCGGCGACGGCATCGGGCAGGAGGTCGTGCCCGTCGCGGTGGACGTCCTCGACGCGGTCGGGGACTTCGAGTTCGTGCACGCCGACGCCGGCGACGCGGTGAAAGCAGAGACCGGGACCGCCCTCCCGGCGGAGACGCGCGAAGCGGTCGAAGCCGCGGATGCCACGCTGTTCGGCGCCGCCGGCGAGACGGCCGCGGACGTCATTCTGCCGCTTCGCTCGGCGGTGGAGTCGTTCGTGAACATCCGCCCGGCTCGCGCGTACCCGGGCGTGGACGCGCTCCGCCCGGAGACCGACGTGGTGTTCCTCCGGGAGAACACGGAGGGCGTCTACGCGGGCCACGAGGACGACCTCAGCGACGACCTCTCGACGCTCACCCGGGTCGTCACGTCGTCGGCGTCCCGGCGGCTCGCGGAGTTCGCCTGCGAGTTCGTCGAGGCGGGCCGCGGCCCCGACGGCACCGAGGGGTTCACGGTCACCCACAAGGCGAACGTGATGCGGAAGACCGACGGCCGGTTCCGCGACGCCGTGGTCTCCGTGGCCGACGAGCGCGGCGTCGAGACCGACGAGGAGCTGATGGACGCGTTCGCGACGCGGCTTCCGCTGTATCCCGACGACTACGACGTGGTCGTCTGCCCGAACCTCGCGGGCGACGTGCTCTCGGACCTCGCCGCGGGCCTCGTCGGCGGCCTCGGCCTGCTGCCGTCGGCGAACGTCGGCGAGGAGCGCGGGCTGTTCGAGCCCGTCCACGGCACCGCCCCGGACATCGCCGGACAGGGCGTGGCCAACCCCGGCGCGACCGTGCTGTCGGCGGCGATGCTGCTGGAGTTCCTCGGCTACGACGAGGACGGCCAGCGCGTCCGCGACGCCGTCGAGGGCGTGCTCGCGGACGGCCCGCGGACGCCCGATCTCGGCGGCGACGCGACCACCGAGCAGGTCGGCGACGCGATTATCGACCGGCTGTAG